In one window of Nitrosarchaeum sp. DNA:
- a CDS encoding DNA primase, protein MLELGADEYAKYPFMADAGQYLKDKGFPLVKFGTDPDLKPSVEKAFHRLKVSTEGGIYKSELIDGQASKSYILEIEVFSFLLAIVLIKLTGMHTLTKRFALAEARRAEQHLERDLGKASDKSKVDLAIKIIHDLFGIEVIKRDDFFEIPVADYLKHSVSFHEREWKLINRYVKDGKVLLTPEKTVRLIRKELGTYIGSKIINAPTPPMIPGFENMVNELISICKKLTPSYTMTTGEYPPCIKHAIEVLEKGENLPHSGRFMLAAFLLSKGQSVEEIAPLFKNAPDYNQRITLYQLNHLAGTSGSGTQYSCPSCEKLKTQNLCFAIPECDNIINPIQFGKKRI, encoded by the coding sequence ATGCTTGAACTAGGAGCTGATGAATATGCAAAATATCCATTCATGGCAGATGCAGGTCAGTATCTAAAGGACAAAGGTTTTCCTCTAGTTAAATTTGGAACAGATCCTGATCTAAAACCATCTGTTGAAAAAGCATTTCACAGGCTTAAAGTTTCTACCGAGGGAGGCATTTACAAATCTGAACTTATTGATGGACAAGCTTCCAAATCATATATTCTTGAGATTGAAGTTTTTTCTTTTCTTTTAGCCATAGTTTTGATTAAATTAACTGGCATGCATACTCTAACCAAAAGATTTGCACTAGCAGAGGCTAGACGAGCAGAGCAACATCTTGAAAGAGATTTAGGAAAAGCCTCTGATAAATCCAAAGTTGATTTAGCAATAAAAATAATTCATGATTTATTTGGTATTGAAGTAATAAAAAGAGACGATTTCTTTGAAATACCAGTAGCTGATTATCTAAAACACTCTGTAAGTTTCCATGAGCGAGAATGGAAATTAATCAATAGATATGTTAAGGATGGCAAAGTGTTACTTACTCCAGAAAAAACCGTTAGATTAATTCGAAAAGAACTAGGAACCTATATTGGCTCTAAAATAATTAATGCTCCAACACCTCCCATGATTCCTGGATTTGAAAATATGGTAAATGAATTAATTTCAATTTGTAAAAAACTTACTCCATCTTACACCATGACTACCGGAGAATATCCACCATGCATAAAACATGCAATTGAAGTTCTTGAAAAAGGAGAAAATCTCCCACACTCTGGAAGATTTATGCTTGCTGCATTTCTCTTATCAAAAGGTCAGTCAGTTGAAGAGATTGCACCGTTATTCAAAAATGCCCCTGATTATAATCAAAGAATAACTCTTTATCAATTAAATCATCTTGCTGGAACCTCTGGAAGTGGAACTCAGTATTCTTGCCCTTCATGTGAAAAACTTAAAACACAAAATTTGTGTTTTGCAATTCCTGAATGTGATAATATCATAAACCCCATTCAATTTGGAAAAAAGAGAATCTAA